A stretch of Motacilla alba alba isolate MOTALB_02 chromosome 18, Motacilla_alba_V1.0_pri, whole genome shotgun sequence DNA encodes these proteins:
- the RHBDL3 gene encoding rhomboid-related protein 3 isoform X3 gives MGDRLPEPHASSSPAVAASSEAEEIEVLDSEDVLPMAAEDFDPDNTGYISTEKFRSLLQRHGSELDPHKLEVLLALADSNSEGRICYQDFVNLMSNKRSNSFRQAILQGNRRLCSKALLEETGLSLSQRLIRHVAYETLPREIDRKWYYDSYTCCPPPWFMITITIVEVAFFLYNGVVLDRFVLQVSHPLYLKNALLYHPQLRAQAWRYLTYIFMHAGIEHLGLNVVLQLLVGVPLEMVHGAARISFVYVAGVVAGSLAVSVADMRAPVVGSSGGVYALVSAHLANIVMNWSGMKCQFKLLRMAVALICMSFEFGRAVWLRFHPSAYPPCPHPSFMAHLGGVMVGITLGVIILRNYEQRLQDQTLWWIFLSIYVIFVLFAIFWNIFAYSLLDLKLPPPP, from the exons TTTGATCCTGACAACACTGGCTACATCAGCACGGAGAAGTTCCGCTCCCTTCTCCAGAGGCATGGCTCGGAGCTGGACCCCCACAAGCTGGAGGTCCTGCTAGCCCTGGCAGACAGCAACTCTGAGGGGAGGATCTGCTACCAGGACTTCGTCAACCTG ATGAGCAACAAAAGGTCGAACAGTTTCCGCCAAGCCATCCTGCAGGGGAACAGGAGGCTGTGCAGCAAGGCCCTGCTGGAGGAGACGGGGCTGAGCCTCTCGCAGAGGCTGATCCGGCACGTGGCGTACGAGACCCTGCCGCGGGAGATCGACCGCAAGTGGTACTATGACAGCTACACCTGCTGCCCCCCGCCCTGGTTCATGATCACCATCACTATTGTAGAG GttgccttttttctttacaaTGGAGTGGTCTTAGACAGATTTGTGCTGCAAGTCAGCCACCCCTTGTACCTGAAGAATGCATTACTGTACCATCCCCAGCTTCGGGCCCAGGCTTGGAGGTACCTAACCTACATATTCATGCATGCAGG gaTAGAACACCTTGGGCTCAATGTTGTCCTCCAGCTCTTGGTTGGGGTTCCTCTGGAAATGGTGCACGGAGCTGCGAGGATCAGTTTTGTATACGTTGCAGGAGTTGTGGCAG ggtccctggcagtgtcagTGGCTGACATGAGGGCGCCGGTGGTGGGCTCCTCTGGAGGTGTGTATGCTCTTGTCTCTGCTCACCTGGCCAATATTGTGATG AACTGGTCAGGAATGAAGTGCCAATTCAAACTCCTGCGCATGGCTGTTGCCTTGATCTGTA TGAGCTTTGAATTTGGAAGAGCCGTGTGGCTGCGATTCCACCCCTCCGCTTACCCCCCATGCCCCCACCCCAGCTTCATGGCTCACCTGGGAGGGGTGATGGTTGGAATCACCCTTGGTGTTATCATCCTGAGGAACTATGAGCAGAGACTCCAAGATCAGACTTTATGGTGGATCTTCCTTTCTATTTACgtaatttttgtcttgtttgccatcttctggaatatttttgcCTACAGTCTGTTGGATCTAAAGCTACCTCCCCCTCCTTGA
- the RHBDL3 gene encoding rhomboid-related protein 3 isoform X4: MDKCMKQLAKFDPDNTGYISTEKFRSLLQRHGSELDPHKLEVLLALADSNSEGRICYQDFVNLMSNKRSNSFRQAILQGNRRLCSKALLEETGLSLSQRLIRHVAYETLPREIDRKWYYDSYTCCPPPWFMITITIVEVAFFLYNGVVLDRFVLQVSHPLYLKNALLYHPQLRAQAWRYLTYIFMHAGIEHLGLNVVLQLLVGVPLEMVHGAARISFVYVAGVVAGSLAVSVADMRAPVVGSSGGVYALVSAHLANIVMNWSGMKCQFKLLRMAVALICMSFEFGRAVWLRFHPSAYPPCPHPSFMAHLGGVMVGITLGVIILRNYEQRLQDQTLWWIFLSIYVIFVLFAIFWNIFAYSLLDLKLPPPP, encoded by the exons ATGGATAAATGCATGAAGCAGCTAGCAAAG TTTGATCCTGACAACACTGGCTACATCAGCACGGAGAAGTTCCGCTCCCTTCTCCAGAGGCATGGCTCGGAGCTGGACCCCCACAAGCTGGAGGTCCTGCTAGCCCTGGCAGACAGCAACTCTGAGGGGAGGATCTGCTACCAGGACTTCGTCAACCTG ATGAGCAACAAAAGGTCGAACAGTTTCCGCCAAGCCATCCTGCAGGGGAACAGGAGGCTGTGCAGCAAGGCCCTGCTGGAGGAGACGGGGCTGAGCCTCTCGCAGAGGCTGATCCGGCACGTGGCGTACGAGACCCTGCCGCGGGAGATCGACCGCAAGTGGTACTATGACAGCTACACCTGCTGCCCCCCGCCCTGGTTCATGATCACCATCACTATTGTAGAG GttgccttttttctttacaaTGGAGTGGTCTTAGACAGATTTGTGCTGCAAGTCAGCCACCCCTTGTACCTGAAGAATGCATTACTGTACCATCCCCAGCTTCGGGCCCAGGCTTGGAGGTACCTAACCTACATATTCATGCATGCAGG gaTAGAACACCTTGGGCTCAATGTTGTCCTCCAGCTCTTGGTTGGGGTTCCTCTGGAAATGGTGCACGGAGCTGCGAGGATCAGTTTTGTATACGTTGCAGGAGTTGTGGCAG ggtccctggcagtgtcagTGGCTGACATGAGGGCGCCGGTGGTGGGCTCCTCTGGAGGTGTGTATGCTCTTGTCTCTGCTCACCTGGCCAATATTGTGATG AACTGGTCAGGAATGAAGTGCCAATTCAAACTCCTGCGCATGGCTGTTGCCTTGATCTGTA TGAGCTTTGAATTTGGAAGAGCCGTGTGGCTGCGATTCCACCCCTCCGCTTACCCCCCATGCCCCCACCCCAGCTTCATGGCTCACCTGGGAGGGGTGATGGTTGGAATCACCCTTGGTGTTATCATCCTGAGGAACTATGAGCAGAGACTCCAAGATCAGACTTTATGGTGGATCTTCCTTTCTATTTACgtaatttttgtcttgtttgccatcttctggaatatttttgcCTACAGTCTGTTGGATCTAAAGCTACCTCCCCCTCCTTGA
- the RHBDL3 gene encoding rhomboid-related protein 3 isoform X5, which yields MFDPDNTGYISTEKFRSLLQRHGSELDPHKLEVLLALADSNSEGRICYQDFVNLMSNKRSNSFRQAILQGNRRLCSKALLEETGLSLSQRLIRHVAYETLPREIDRKWYYDSYTCCPPPWFMITITIVEVAFFLYNGVVLDRFVLQVSHPLYLKNALLYHPQLRAQAWRYLTYIFMHAGIEHLGLNVVLQLLVGVPLEMVHGAARISFVYVAGVVAGSLAVSVADMRAPVVGSSGGVYALVSAHLANIVMNWSGMKCQFKLLRMAVALICMSFEFGRAVWLRFHPSAYPPCPHPSFMAHLGGVMVGITLGVIILRNYEQRLQDQTLWWIFLSIYVIFVLFAIFWNIFAYSLLDLKLPPPP from the exons TTTGATCCTGACAACACTGGCTACATCAGCACGGAGAAGTTCCGCTCCCTTCTCCAGAGGCATGGCTCGGAGCTGGACCCCCACAAGCTGGAGGTCCTGCTAGCCCTGGCAGACAGCAACTCTGAGGGGAGGATCTGCTACCAGGACTTCGTCAACCTG ATGAGCAACAAAAGGTCGAACAGTTTCCGCCAAGCCATCCTGCAGGGGAACAGGAGGCTGTGCAGCAAGGCCCTGCTGGAGGAGACGGGGCTGAGCCTCTCGCAGAGGCTGATCCGGCACGTGGCGTACGAGACCCTGCCGCGGGAGATCGACCGCAAGTGGTACTATGACAGCTACACCTGCTGCCCCCCGCCCTGGTTCATGATCACCATCACTATTGTAGAG GttgccttttttctttacaaTGGAGTGGTCTTAGACAGATTTGTGCTGCAAGTCAGCCACCCCTTGTACCTGAAGAATGCATTACTGTACCATCCCCAGCTTCGGGCCCAGGCTTGGAGGTACCTAACCTACATATTCATGCATGCAGG gaTAGAACACCTTGGGCTCAATGTTGTCCTCCAGCTCTTGGTTGGGGTTCCTCTGGAAATGGTGCACGGAGCTGCGAGGATCAGTTTTGTATACGTTGCAGGAGTTGTGGCAG ggtccctggcagtgtcagTGGCTGACATGAGGGCGCCGGTGGTGGGCTCCTCTGGAGGTGTGTATGCTCTTGTCTCTGCTCACCTGGCCAATATTGTGATG AACTGGTCAGGAATGAAGTGCCAATTCAAACTCCTGCGCATGGCTGTTGCCTTGATCTGTA TGAGCTTTGAATTTGGAAGAGCCGTGTGGCTGCGATTCCACCCCTCCGCTTACCCCCCATGCCCCCACCCCAGCTTCATGGCTCACCTGGGAGGGGTGATGGTTGGAATCACCCTTGGTGTTATCATCCTGAGGAACTATGAGCAGAGACTCCAAGATCAGACTTTATGGTGGATCTTCCTTTCTATTTACgtaatttttgtcttgtttgccatcttctggaatatttttgcCTACAGTCTGTTGGATCTAAAGCTACCTCCCCCTCCTTGA
- the RHBDL3 gene encoding rhomboid-related protein 3 isoform X7 yields MFFQMSNKRSNSFRQAILQGNRRLCSKALLEETGLSLSQRLIRHVAYETLPREIDRKWYYDSYTCCPPPWFMITITIVEVAFFLYNGVVLDRFVLQVSHPLYLKNALLYHPQLRAQAWRYLTYIFMHAGIEHLGLNVVLQLLVGVPLEMVHGAARISFVYVAGVVAGSLAVSVADMRAPVVGSSGGVYALVSAHLANIVMNWSGMKCQFKLLRMAVALICMSFEFGRAVWLRFHPSAYPPCPHPSFMAHLGGVMVGITLGVIILRNYEQRLQDQTLWWIFLSIYVIFVLFAIFWNIFAYSLLDLKLPPPP; encoded by the exons ATGTTCTTTCAG ATGAGCAACAAAAGGTCGAACAGTTTCCGCCAAGCCATCCTGCAGGGGAACAGGAGGCTGTGCAGCAAGGCCCTGCTGGAGGAGACGGGGCTGAGCCTCTCGCAGAGGCTGATCCGGCACGTGGCGTACGAGACCCTGCCGCGGGAGATCGACCGCAAGTGGTACTATGACAGCTACACCTGCTGCCCCCCGCCCTGGTTCATGATCACCATCACTATTGTAGAG GttgccttttttctttacaaTGGAGTGGTCTTAGACAGATTTGTGCTGCAAGTCAGCCACCCCTTGTACCTGAAGAATGCATTACTGTACCATCCCCAGCTTCGGGCCCAGGCTTGGAGGTACCTAACCTACATATTCATGCATGCAGG gaTAGAACACCTTGGGCTCAATGTTGTCCTCCAGCTCTTGGTTGGGGTTCCTCTGGAAATGGTGCACGGAGCTGCGAGGATCAGTTTTGTATACGTTGCAGGAGTTGTGGCAG ggtccctggcagtgtcagTGGCTGACATGAGGGCGCCGGTGGTGGGCTCCTCTGGAGGTGTGTATGCTCTTGTCTCTGCTCACCTGGCCAATATTGTGATG AACTGGTCAGGAATGAAGTGCCAATTCAAACTCCTGCGCATGGCTGTTGCCTTGATCTGTA TGAGCTTTGAATTTGGAAGAGCCGTGTGGCTGCGATTCCACCCCTCCGCTTACCCCCCATGCCCCCACCCCAGCTTCATGGCTCACCTGGGAGGGGTGATGGTTGGAATCACCCTTGGTGTTATCATCCTGAGGAACTATGAGCAGAGACTCCAAGATCAGACTTTATGGTGGATCTTCCTTTCTATTTACgtaatttttgtcttgtttgccatcttctggaatatttttgcCTACAGTCTGTTGGATCTAAAGCTACCTCCCCCTCCTTGA